A single region of the Sulfurospirillum arsenophilum NBRC 109478 genome encodes:
- a CDS encoding PhoH family protein encodes MSVNKVYVLDTNIILHNTNFIKELCDGGNNIIVIPETVLIELEDFKKNFTELGYQARSFARMLATCKVIEVDIQEPFRVVKMQYEEDIAIHLFSKTVYNSDIDSQFINESNDKRILEVASGAQTYYPDYKVIFLSLDVYARMFGLFYNVTVESLREDRSDVPEFEFVKQLPIDSALFNTLDKKLIMEYDPEYKSGNYCYEFVSGDGNSEHAIISPGGIIHMLNEELDFRGLEIKPINLKQKFFMKALLSNMYDIHVIDARAGSGKTLMAFVAAMRLVSKGSYEKIVYVRNSIESVDKGADIGYLSGNDEKFRIYNMALYDTLEFIAKKRIKKRDNSQEPQVAIEKKVQELITKYNIEKLWPGEARGRTLSNAIVILDEWQNSSNNTTQLILSRLDNNCKAIVIGSNRQIDNMYLNRFNNGLTSLLKQTKKAQTHISLFAIELDKSVRGKFSHFADDIFGDVDKHK; translated from the coding sequence ATGTCAGTCAACAAAGTTTATGTGCTCGATACCAACATTATCTTGCACAATACCAATTTTATTAAAGAGTTGTGTGATGGCGGAAACAACATCATTGTGATCCCAGAAACGGTGCTCATTGAGCTGGAAGATTTTAAAAAGAACTTTACGGAACTTGGCTACCAAGCGAGGAGTTTTGCCAGAATGTTGGCAACGTGTAAAGTCATCGAAGTGGACATTCAAGAGCCATTTCGTGTGGTGAAGATGCAGTATGAAGAAGACATTGCGATTCATCTCTTCTCCAAAACTGTTTACAACTCAGATATAGACTCTCAATTTATCAACGAATCCAACGATAAACGCATTCTTGAAGTCGCTTCAGGCGCGCAAACGTACTATCCTGATTACAAAGTTATTTTTCTCTCCTTAGATGTCTATGCGCGTATGTTTGGACTTTTCTACAATGTCACCGTTGAATCCTTGCGTGAAGATAGAAGCGATGTTCCAGAGTTTGAGTTTGTCAAACAGCTTCCCATCGACTCAGCACTTTTCAATACACTCGATAAAAAGCTGATTATGGAGTATGACCCAGAGTACAAAAGCGGCAACTACTGCTATGAATTTGTCAGTGGAGATGGCAACTCTGAACATGCCATTATCTCTCCTGGTGGTATCATTCACATGCTCAATGAAGAGCTTGACTTTAGAGGCTTGGAAATTAAGCCCATCAACCTCAAACAAAAGTTTTTTATGAAAGCGCTTCTTTCCAATATGTACGACATTCACGTCATCGATGCACGTGCGGGTAGCGGTAAAACCTTGATGGCGTTTGTTGCGGCGATGAGGTTGGTGAGTAAAGGCAGTTACGAAAAGATCGTTTATGTGCGCAACTCCATCGAAAGCGTTGACAAAGGTGCGGATATCGGCTACCTCTCAGGCAACGATGAGAAGTTTAGAATTTACAATATGGCGCTCTATGATACGCTTGAATTTATCGCCAAAAAGCGCATCAAAAAACGAGACAACTCCCAAGAGCCGCAAGTGGCGATTGAGAAAAAAGTACAAGAGCTCATCACCAAGTATAACATCGAAAAGCTCTGGCCGGGTGAAGCGAGAGGTCGAACACTCTCAAATGCCATTGTGATTTTAGATGAGTGGCAAAACAGCTCAAATAATACGACACAGCTTATTTTATCGCGTCTGGATAATAACTGTAAAGCCATCGTGATTGGTTCCAACAGACAGATCGATAATATGTACCTTAACCGCTTCAACAACGGTTTAACATCACTGTTAAAACAGACCAAAAAAGCGCAAACACACATTTCGCTTTTTGCGATTGAGTTAGACAAGTCGGTGCGTGGTAAATTCTCGCACTTTGCCGATGATATTTTTGGGGACGTGGACAAACACAAATGA
- a CDS encoding UDP-2,3-diacylglucosamine diphosphatase, whose translation MTKYQFSGDEDPIIFRSIFISDLHLGTRFSQAEELLEFLKFTHSENLYLVGDVIDGWAIKRKIKWAQSHTDVIQKVLRKARKGTNVYYITGNHDDFLRSFLPLGLGDHIKVVDEVEYKSLNNEHFFITHGDFFDSITMTKRWLAILGDIGYDLLLNVNHVIGWFRKKLRYHSHWSLSKYVKDNVKSSISFITDFEHILSEHAKRNHYDGVICGHIHKAEIRDIEGIKYLNCGDWVESCTAIVETLEGEFRIIRWLGH comes from the coding sequence ATGACCAAATACCAATTTTCAGGGGATGAAGACCCGATCATTTTTCGCTCCATCTTTATCTCCGACCTTCACTTGGGAACACGTTTCTCCCAAGCGGAGGAACTTTTGGAATTTTTAAAATTTACACACTCTGAAAACCTCTATTTAGTCGGTGATGTTATTGATGGTTGGGCGATTAAGCGCAAGATCAAATGGGCACAGTCACACACGGATGTGATTCAAAAAGTGCTCAGGAAAGCTCGAAAAGGCACAAATGTTTACTACATCACCGGCAATCACGACGATTTTTTGCGCTCTTTTTTGCCTTTAGGTTTAGGTGATCACATCAAAGTCGTCGATGAGGTAGAGTATAAGAGCCTTAACAACGAGCATTTTTTCATTACACACGGCGATTTTTTTGACAGTATTACGATGACGAAACGGTGGCTCGCGATTTTGGGAGATATAGGATACGATCTTTTGCTCAATGTCAACCACGTCATTGGTTGGTTTCGCAAAAAGCTTCGTTACCACAGCCATTGGTCGCTCTCCAAGTATGTTAAGGACAATGTCAAAAGCTCTATCTCGTTTATCACCGATTTTGAACACATCTTAAGTGAACATGCCAAACGGAACCATTACGATGGCGTGATTTGCGGGCATATTCATAAGGCGGAAATTCGCGATATTGAAGGCATTAAGTACCTTAACTGTGGCGATTGGGTTGAGTCCTGTACGGCAATCGTGGAAACCTTAGAGGGTGAATTTAGGATTATACGATGGCTGGGACATTGA
- a CDS encoding patatin-like phospholipase family protein, giving the protein MAGTLKISLALSGGAARGAFHLGVIAALERNNVDIAAVSGTSIGAVIAAGVGSGVSAFDMIRIFQSKAFRKVFQFNYFRRGLLRINEKATILKEIAPISRLEQMLIPTFVTCVDLPSGEIVRFSKGETIKLAIASAALIPIFRPITYENYTLIDGGFMDNLPVEPLLKLPYPVVSVNLFPLHVKSKGKNSSSIERAIYLSILASSKRQIEQSDLCISDPALNDFGLFTFGQLKACFELGYAQGSESILTFMAQQSIIKSF; this is encoded by the coding sequence ATGGCTGGGACATTGAAAATTTCACTCGCTCTTTCAGGCGGAGCCGCTAGGGGCGCTTTTCATTTAGGAGTTATTGCTGCACTTGAGCGAAATAATGTGGATATAGCCGCTGTTTCAGGCACCAGCATTGGGGCCGTCATTGCCGCAGGTGTGGGTTCAGGTGTGAGTGCTTTTGATATGATTCGTATTTTTCAAAGCAAAGCATTTCGTAAAGTGTTTCAATTCAACTATTTCCGAAGAGGATTACTGCGCATCAATGAAAAGGCGACAATCTTAAAAGAGATAGCACCCATTTCTCGCTTAGAGCAGATGCTCATTCCAACGTTTGTGACATGTGTTGATCTCCCCAGTGGTGAAATCGTGCGTTTTAGTAAGGGTGAGACGATAAAACTTGCCATCGCAAGCGCTGCGCTCATCCCTATTTTTCGCCCCATCACATATGAAAATTATACGCTTATTGATGGGGGATTTATGGACAATTTACCCGTAGAACCACTTTTGAAGCTTCCCTATCCAGTGGTAAGTGTGAACCTTTTTCCTTTACATGTAAAATCAAAAGGGAAAAATTCCTCTAGTATTGAGCGGGCGATTTATCTCTCCATTTTGGCTTCTTCCAAGCGGCAGATAGAACAGAGTGATCTGTGTATCAGTGATCCTGCTTTGAATGATTTTGGATTGTTTACTTTTGGGCAATTAAAGGCATGTTTTGAGCTAGGATACGCTCAAGGGAGTGAGTCCATTTTGACTTTTATGGCACAACAAAGTATAATCAAGTCCTTTTAA
- the dut gene encoding dUTPase, with product MTSKDYLTQMFSLQQKLNDETNGIGWENGYTKNNRMINWKRCIYMECAELIDSFSWKHWKNINKPTDWDNVTVEIVDIWHFIMSLLLEDYKTNGKGDIEKLVLDVLDVQGFEAFTKEPLSAGSADPMELINDIESIIHDTTGFEIDLYDGLLCEYFTLSRKCGINLKVLYKFYVAKNVLNQFRQDHGYKEGHYIKVWNGKEDNEVMLSLLQGESAPTVEALYKKLEKAYPKA from the coding sequence ATGACAAGCAAAGATTATTTAACCCAAATGTTCTCCCTTCAGCAAAAGCTGAACGATGAAACCAATGGCATCGGCTGGGAAAATGGGTACACAAAAAACAACCGCATGATTAACTGGAAACGATGTATTTACATGGAGTGCGCGGAGCTCATTGATAGTTTTAGTTGGAAACATTGGAAAAATATTAATAAGCCTACCGACTGGGACAATGTCACGGTTGAGATCGTCGATATCTGGCATTTTATTATGAGTTTATTGTTAGAAGATTATAAAACCAATGGCAAAGGTGACATCGAAAAACTTGTTTTAGATGTGCTGGATGTGCAAGGTTTTGAAGCGTTTACGAAAGAGCCATTATCCGCGGGATCTGCTGATCCGATGGAGCTTATCAATGACATTGAGAGCATCATCCATGACACAACAGGCTTTGAGATAGACCTTTACGATGGACTTTTATGTGAGTATTTTACACTCTCACGCAAATGTGGCATCAATCTAAAAGTATTGTATAAATTCTATGTGGCGAAAAATGTTCTCAATCAATTCCGTCAAGATCATGGGTACAAAGAGGGACATTACATCAAAGTATGGAATGGTAAAGAAGATAACGAAGTGATGCTCTCACTCCTTCAAGGTGAGTCTGCTCCAACGGTAGAGGCACTTTATAAAAAACTAGAGAAAGCCTATCCAAAGGCGTAA
- a CDS encoding 6-carboxytetrahydropterin synthase, translating into MIWQISKEFDFCYGHRVWSQELDAEFSLNGCLACRHLHGHQGKIIVFLQSNELKNGMVTDFHHLNWFKLFLDTTLDHKFIIDIHDPLFETLLPHFADKQNLIENEAGYKIPDLNTITDQPSHLIEMYEGYIIVDFVPTSENISTWLLGIIAKKMSRLGVEVSHVEFLETPKSRSIVYNKK; encoded by the coding sequence ATGATTTGGCAAATAAGTAAAGAGTTCGATTTTTGTTATGGACACCGTGTTTGGTCGCAAGAACTAGACGCTGAGTTCTCACTGAATGGCTGTTTAGCGTGTCGCCACCTGCATGGTCACCAAGGCAAAATTATCGTTTTTTTACAAAGCAATGAGCTTAAAAATGGCATGGTCACCGACTTTCATCATCTCAACTGGTTCAAACTCTTTTTAGACACCACGTTAGACCATAAATTTATCATCGATATTCACGATCCACTTTTTGAAACACTCCTGCCACATTTTGCAGACAAACAAAACCTCATTGAAAATGAAGCAGGCTATAAAATTCCTGATCTTAATACTATCACCGATCAACCAAGCCATCTTATAGAGATGTATGAGGGCTACATCATCGTTGATTTCGTGCCAACCAGTGAAAATATCTCAACATGGTTACTGGGCATCATTGCGAAAAAGATGAGTCGTTTGGGAGTGGAAGTGTCACACGTAGAGTTTTTAGAAACACCAAAAAGCAGAAGTATCGTTTACAATAAAAAGTAG
- a CDS encoding 7-carboxy-7-deazaguanine synthase QueE: MLKVVEIFYSIQGEGTQVGVPSIFIRLYGCNLTCAFCDEVLHKAEYESLSFNEVIERIKKYPSMHVIITGGEPTLYNLNGFIEFLQAHMYSVAVETNGYNFSNIVNANWVTYSPKNWDKIEKNGYDEIKFVVGKTSPVEKILDFKSYKPIFIQPQNEMDRPNQENLNYCIEFVKAHPQFILSVQLHKFLGVE; this comes from the coding sequence ATGTTAAAAGTCGTCGAAATATTTTATTCTATTCAAGGGGAAGGCACTCAAGTGGGTGTTCCCTCCATCTTTATTCGCCTGTATGGGTGCAATCTTACCTGTGCGTTTTGCGATGAAGTGTTGCACAAGGCTGAGTATGAAAGCCTTAGTTTTAATGAAGTGATCGAGCGCATTAAAAAATACCCTTCCATGCATGTTATCATTACCGGTGGCGAGCCTACCCTTTACAATCTAAATGGATTTATCGAATTTTTACAAGCCCATATGTACTCTGTAGCTGTTGAAACCAATGGATATAATTTTTCCAATATTGTCAATGCAAACTGGGTGACCTATAGCCCAAAAAATTGGGATAAAATTGAAAAAAATGGGTATGATGAGATTAAATTTGTTGTGGGGAAAACGTCTCCTGTTGAGAAAATACTCGACTTTAAAAGCTATAAGCCTATTTTTATTCAGCCTCAAAACGAGATGGATCGTCCCAATCAAGAGAATCTAAATTATTGCATCGAGTTTGTCAAAGCACATCCTCAATTTATCTTAAGTGTGCAGTTGCACAAGTTTTTAGGAGTAGAGTAA
- the queC gene encoding 7-cyano-7-deazaguanine synthase QueC, whose protein sequence is MKRALVVFSGGQDSTTCLGWAKNRFDYVESITFDYGQKHRVEIAQAGKIAEALHVKNTLLSLDAFSQLNDSALIDSTQDIGAHHRTHTNLPASFVPNRNAIFFTLAHAFAQKQGIEHIIIGVNQTDYSGYPDCREPFVKALELALNLGSEANITFHYPLMHLTKAETFELSKQEGVLELVINESHTCYNGDHQHKHTWGYGCGECPACVLRKQGWEAYEKQI, encoded by the coding sequence ATGAAGCGCGCATTGGTTGTTTTTAGTGGTGGACAAGACAGCACTACCTGTCTTGGTTGGGCGAAAAACCGTTTTGATTATGTGGAGAGTATTACGTTTGATTATGGGCAAAAACATCGCGTTGAAATTGCACAAGCGGGGAAGATCGCCGAAGCTTTACATGTAAAAAATACATTGCTTAGTCTTGATGCTTTTTCTCAGCTCAATGACTCAGCATTGATCGATAGTACGCAAGATATTGGTGCACATCACAGAACCCATACTAACCTTCCAGCCTCTTTTGTTCCTAATCGTAACGCGATCTTTTTTACCCTTGCACATGCGTTTGCTCAAAAGCAAGGGATTGAACACATTATCATTGGGGTCAATCAGACGGATTATTCGGGGTATCCTGATTGCAGGGAGCCGTTTGTGAAAGCCTTGGAGCTTGCACTCAATCTTGGCAGCGAAGCGAACATCACATTTCACTATCCACTCATGCATTTAACCAAGGCTGAAACCTTTGAACTCTCCAAGCAAGAGGGCGTTTTGGAGCTGGTCATTAATGAGTCGCATACGTGCTATAATGGAGATCATCAACATAAACATACATGGGGATACGGTTGTGGCGAATGCCCAGCGTGTGTCTTGCGAAAACAGGGTTGGGAAGCTTACGAAAAACAGATTTAA
- a CDS encoding sensor histidine kinase — protein sequence MSIKSSFLILTMLAFLVSIGFEFVNWSDEREDVNAMAERNADEMVQGFKQLLALKSDPFKKQTMDYAAWNDLAHFTETKELQWADDNLKGSTIQFGINGFYILDASKKVLFSEVDKSFLENISILFPLELLDSANSELLHFFAKTPQNIVEFYVAPIHRIDENVSADSLSKGFVIIAKHWDEPFLEELSRFGIAEVQLSAFKTGQNNYSIMHEIPFLGIQGEKVGTLYLHFHNKMNEVLDNYGTKDIQLSFLNTFLLMLVFALLITKFISFPLRDITNALEHKSKEPLRKYLLNENEYGAIATALCESFDTKNELEELNKNLEAKVHEEVENSRLKDRMLFQQAKLTALGEMLNNIAHQWRQPLNTISVVISKIYLDSKREKLTPQMLEDEICKLRELIQNMSSTIDDFKDFFKPDTEKVRFSLRKSMEECIKITDGGIANKNIAFQVDCPIEIEINGFKKELSHVLLVLINNAKDAIIQREIQNGTISLKAYEQEHYIIIEVSDNGGGVDEAHVASIFDPFFTTKEAMGGSGTGLYISKQIVEQSMQGSISAVNERGGLVVTLVLPKEEA from the coding sequence ATGAGCATTAAGTCCTCTTTTTTGATCTTAACGATGTTAGCGTTTTTAGTCTCTATCGGCTTTGAGTTTGTCAACTGGTCGGACGAACGCGAAGATGTTAATGCTATGGCAGAGCGAAATGCCGACGAGATGGTGCAAGGCTTTAAACAACTGTTGGCGTTAAAGTCTGATCCTTTCAAAAAACAGACAATGGACTATGCTGCATGGAATGATCTTGCTCATTTTACGGAAACAAAAGAGCTCCAATGGGCAGATGACAACCTCAAAGGTAGCACCATACAGTTTGGCATTAACGGTTTTTACATCTTAGACGCTTCAAAAAAAGTTCTTTTCTCCGAAGTTGACAAATCTTTTTTAGAAAACATCTCTATACTGTTTCCTCTCGAACTTCTTGATAGCGCAAATAGTGAACTGCTACACTTCTTTGCTAAAACACCTCAAAATATCGTTGAGTTTTACGTAGCTCCTATTCACCGCATTGACGAAAATGTGAGTGCAGACTCTTTGTCAAAAGGGTTTGTGATTATCGCCAAGCATTGGGATGAACCTTTTTTAGAGGAGCTTAGTCGTTTTGGCATTGCAGAGGTGCAGTTGAGTGCCTTTAAGACGGGCCAAAATAATTATTCGATTATGCATGAAATTCCATTTCTGGGGATTCAAGGTGAAAAAGTCGGTACACTGTATTTGCATTTCCATAACAAGATGAATGAAGTTTTGGATAATTACGGCACAAAGGATATCCAACTCTCCTTCCTCAATACCTTCCTTCTGATGCTTGTTTTTGCGCTTTTAATTACAAAATTCATCTCTTTCCCACTACGTGACATTACCAATGCACTTGAGCATAAAAGCAAAGAGCCTTTACGAAAGTATTTACTCAACGAAAACGAGTACGGAGCAATTGCGACAGCACTATGTGAATCGTTTGATACTAAAAATGAGCTTGAAGAGCTCAATAAAAACTTAGAAGCAAAAGTGCATGAAGAGGTTGAAAATAGTAGACTTAAAGACAGAATGCTTTTTCAACAAGCCAAACTTACAGCCCTTGGGGAGATGCTTAACAACATAGCGCATCAGTGGCGACAACCACTCAATACCATCAGTGTGGTTATCAGTAAGATTTATTTGGACAGTAAACGGGAAAAATTGACACCGCAGATGCTTGAAGATGAGATTTGTAAGCTTCGCGAACTTATTCAAAACATGTCTTCTACCATTGATGATTTCAAAGATTTTTTCAAACCAGATACTGAAAAAGTACGCTTTTCGCTTCGCAAGTCAATGGAAGAGTGTATCAAAATCACTGATGGTGGCATCGCTAATAAAAACATTGCTTTTCAAGTGGATTGTCCTATTGAGATTGAAATAAATGGCTTTAAAAAAGAGCTTTCCCATGTGCTTTTGGTTTTGATTAATAATGCTAAAGATGCGATCATCCAAAGAGAGATTCAAAACGGGACTATTAGCCTAAAAGCGTATGAACAAGAACACTACATCATCATTGAAGTCTCTGATAATGGCGGTGGTGTGGATGAGGCGCATGTAGCGTCTATCTTTGATCCATTTTTTACGACCAAAGAGGCGATGGGTGGAAGCGGGACAGGACTTTACATCTCTAAGCAGATTGTTGAGCAGAGTATGCAAGGCTCCATCAGTGCTGTCAATGAACGAGGTGGACTTGTTGTGACACTTGTTTTACCTAAAGAAGAAGCGTAG
- a CDS encoding NAD(P)H-dependent oxidoreductase translates to MKKTLIILAHPNIAESKVNKALLESIKNEANITVHDLYATYKTVEAIDVAKEQALLVQFDRIIFQFPLYWYSAPAILKEWQDKVLGYGFAYGPEGSKLAGKESKIIVSTGSPEYAYQSGAYNNFTLSEYLRPLQSTIVFTGMEFKGIFAAYGAMKLTDEALKKDINTYQKILNCEDWSTSLFKFLAE, encoded by the coding sequence ATGAAAAAAACACTGATTATCTTAGCACACCCCAATATTGCTGAATCTAAAGTCAATAAAGCACTACTTGAAAGTATCAAAAACGAAGCGAACATCACCGTACATGATCTGTATGCGACTTACAAAACCGTTGAAGCCATTGACGTTGCTAAAGAGCAAGCACTCTTAGTCCAATTTGATCGTATCATTTTTCAATTCCCCCTCTACTGGTACAGCGCACCTGCTATTTTAAAAGAGTGGCAAGACAAAGTGTTAGGTTATGGTTTCGCGTATGGACCAGAGGGAAGTAAACTTGCGGGAAAAGAGAGCAAAATCATCGTGAGTACAGGTTCACCTGAGTATGCGTACCAATCAGGTGCATACAACAACTTTACGCTCAGTGAGTACCTCAGACCACTTCAATCAACGATTGTGTTTACGGGAATGGAGTTTAAAGGAATTTTTGCAGCCTATGGTGCGATGAAATTGACAGATGAAGCGCTTAAAAAAGACATTAACACGTATCAAAAAATTCTTAACTGCGAAGACTGGAGTACATCTCTTTTTAAATTTTTAGCAGAGTAA
- a CDS encoding winged helix-turn-helix transcriptional regulator — protein MTTTDVKELQCPVALTLDIINDKSKIFIVYILLSGQKRFKDICEAFSQVTQKTVTQKLKELEADHIIERTVFAEVPPRVEYALSPMGRELEKVLASMHAFGEVYSAKYGCTRVCK, from the coding sequence ATGACAACAACAGACGTAAAAGAGTTGCAATGCCCTGTAGCATTGACATTGGACATCATTAACGACAAAAGTAAAATCTTTATTGTTTACATATTGCTTAGTGGTCAAAAAAGGTTTAAAGACATTTGTGAAGCTTTTTCCCAAGTGACACAAAAAACAGTGACGCAAAAGCTCAAAGAGTTAGAAGCGGATCATATCATTGAGCGAACTGTATTTGCTGAAGTGCCTCCACGTGTGGAGTATGCACTCAGCCCCATGGGTAGAGAGCTTGAAAAAGTCCTTGCTTCTATGCATGCCTTTGGTGAGGTTTATTCTGCAAAGTATGGGTGTACAAGAGTTTGTAAATGA
- a CDS encoding DHCW motif cupin fold protein, whose amino-acid sequence MNMTNIPFGTTDWERIEKVEHKGESGSAFWRTKQCGNIRVRMVEYTAGYKADHWCQKGHILLCLEGELYTELENGEVHLLKAGMSYEVADDTMAHRSYTPSGAKLFIVD is encoded by the coding sequence ATGAACATGACCAACATTCCTTTTGGCACAACCGATTGGGAGCGTATTGAAAAAGTAGAGCACAAAGGTGAAAGTGGCAGTGCTTTTTGGCGAACGAAACAATGTGGCAACATTCGTGTGCGCATGGTTGAGTACACCGCAGGCTATAAAGCCGATCATTGGTGCCAAAAAGGGCATATCCTTTTGTGTTTAGAGGGTGAACTTTACACCGAGCTTGAAAACGGTGAAGTGCATTTGCTTAAAGCTGGCATGAGTTATGAAGTAGCGGATGATACGATGGCACACCGCTCTTATACGCCAAGTGGCGCGAAGCTTTTTATTGTTGATTGA
- a CDS encoding acyl-CoA thioesterase, protein MYNMGEPRIKIVAMPKDTNPSGNIFGGWIMSQIDIAGSLATRDLNVGRVVTVAVNSMEFREAVKVGDVLSCYAKIIKVGKSSITTQIEVNAERSVEGTHRCLHVTSAVITYVNISPDGKKAAIPYTENELITLEIEKKE, encoded by the coding sequence ATGTACAATATGGGTGAACCGCGCATAAAAATTGTCGCTATGCCAAAAGACACCAACCCTTCTGGCAATATCTTCGGTGGATGGATCATGTCGCAAATCGACATTGCAGGAAGTCTTGCCACACGCGATCTTAATGTTGGACGTGTCGTAACCGTTGCTGTAAATTCTATGGAATTTCGTGAAGCAGTCAAAGTGGGCGATGTACTCAGTTGCTACGCTAAGATCATCAAAGTGGGCAAAAGCTCCATCACCACACAAATCGAAGTCAATGCAGAACGCTCTGTAGAAGGAACTCACCGCTGTTTACATGTAACCAGTGCGGTGATTACCTACGTTAACATCTCACCTGATGGTAAAAAAGCAGCAATTCCTTATACTGAGAATGAGCTCATAACATTAGAGATTGAAAAAAAAGAGTAA
- a CDS encoding ATP-binding protein has product MLMLHQHITRALLTLFLSTLILSGIVSYFTIKNDNIERYEHELESHIKIIKYQLPQITNLEEFAKMVKENAHMRFTLIDQNGNVLVDSDKEHEAMDNHAHREEIIKAHKSEFGHSIRYSDSVKSNFLYVAHRFKQGDETFFIRLASNIDTVMHSFYELWIKLTIVFFLSIIIGLYGAYVLSQKIRREIDKIIENLQQIADKDYKISLASHFSLEFLEIANYLKKLAAKLEKRAKQKRKYTAKIKLISQQRSDVISAISHEFKNPIASIMGYAQTLLDDPNANAQIKERFLGKIVQNAQKISGMIDRLALTTKFENGDFNTQNSTFDIAKLTQDLAQGFREKHPNRTITCKLPSNMSVTADRTMMEIVISNLIDNALKYSEDAITVTFENEALHVKDSGVGIKEEEIEKVTQKFYRSNSHSWDNSMGLGLALVNYILKLHNTTLEIQSSLGVGSDFSFKLPSN; this is encoded by the coding sequence ATGCTAATGCTTCATCAGCACATTACACGAGCTTTACTAACGCTTTTTTTATCCACCTTGATACTCTCAGGCATTGTCAGTTACTTTACCATTAAAAATGACAATATTGAGCGCTATGAGCATGAACTTGAATCGCACATCAAGATCATCAAATACCAACTTCCGCAAATTACCAATCTTGAAGAGTTTGCCAAAATGGTAAAAGAAAACGCCCATATGCGTTTTACACTCATTGACCAAAACGGCAATGTACTCGTTGACAGTGATAAAGAACATGAAGCGATGGACAACCATGCGCATCGAGAAGAGATCATCAAAGCACACAAAAGCGAATTTGGTCACTCTATACGCTACTCCGATTCGGTTAAAAGTAATTTCTTGTATGTTGCACACCGCTTTAAACAAGGTGATGAAACCTTTTTTATTCGCTTAGCGTCCAATATTGACACGGTGATGCACAGTTTTTATGAGCTTTGGATCAAATTAACCATCGTCTTTTTTCTCAGCATCATCATAGGGCTTTATGGCGCGTATGTGCTAAGCCAAAAAATTCGCCGAGAGATCGATAAAATCATCGAAAACCTCCAACAAATCGCCGATAAAGATTACAAAATAAGCCTCGCTTCCCACTTTAGTTTAGAGTTTTTAGAGATTGCCAACTACCTTAAAAAATTAGCAGCAAAATTGGAAAAACGCGCGAAACAAAAACGCAAGTACACCGCGAAAATTAAGCTGATTAGCCAACAAAGAAGCGATGTTATCTCTGCCATTAGCCACGAATTTAAAAACCCTATTGCTTCCATTATGGGTTATGCGCAAACGCTTTTGGATGACCCCAATGCTAATGCGCAAATCAAAGAGCGTTTTTTAGGAAAAATCGTTCAAAATGCTCAAAAAATCTCTGGCATGATCGACCGATTAGCCCTCACCACAAAGTTTGAAAATGGTGACTTTAACACACAAAACAGCACATTTGATATTGCGAAATTGACCCAAGATCTAGCTCAAGGTTTTCGTGAAAAGCACCCAAATCGCACCATCACGTGTAAGCTTCCAAGCAACATGAGCGTTACAGCAGATCGTACGATGATGGAAATCGTCATCTCCAACCTCATCGACAATGCGCTTAAATACTCCGAAGACGCCATCACCGTTACGTTTGAAAATGAAGCTTTACATGTAAAAGACAGTGGCGTGGGAATTAAAGAAGAAGAAATTGAAAAAGTGACCCAAAAATTCTACCGCTCAAACTCGCATTCATGGGATAATTCGATGGGTTTAGGACTAGCCCTTGTCAATTACATCCTCAAACTGCACAACACTACTTTAGAGATACAAAGTAGCTTAGGCGTAGGATCTGATTTTTCGTTTAAATTACCTTCAAACTGA